One genomic segment of Mycolicibacterium gilvum includes these proteins:
- a CDS encoding exodeoxyribonuclease III, producing the protein MRLATWNVNSIRARVDRVTDWLERADVDVLAMQETKCSDEQFPTMPFAALGYDVVHCGFSQWNGVAIASRVGIDAVEVGFEGQPTWSDKPEAEAAAEARALGATCGGVRVWSLYVPNGRSIDSPHYTYKLKWLAALRNTAQGWLTDDPSTPVALVGDWNIAPVDDDVWDISLFSESTHVTAPERAAFNAIVDAGFTDVVRPFTPGPGTFTYWDYTQLRFPKNRGMRIDFILGSPTLAELVTHAEIARDERKTGKNRVGSPSDHAPVVVDLRT; encoded by the coding sequence ATGCGTCTGGCTACCTGGAACGTCAACTCGATTCGCGCCCGGGTCGACCGCGTCACCGACTGGCTTGAGCGCGCCGACGTGGATGTGCTGGCGATGCAGGAGACGAAATGCTCCGACGAGCAGTTCCCCACCATGCCATTCGCAGCGCTGGGTTACGACGTCGTGCACTGCGGCTTCAGCCAGTGGAACGGTGTCGCGATCGCGTCCAGGGTCGGCATCGACGCCGTGGAGGTCGGGTTCGAAGGTCAGCCGACATGGAGCGACAAGCCCGAGGCGGAGGCGGCCGCCGAGGCGCGGGCCCTCGGAGCGACCTGCGGCGGTGTCCGGGTGTGGAGCCTCTACGTCCCGAACGGGCGCTCCATCGATTCACCCCACTACACCTACAAGCTGAAATGGCTTGCCGCACTTCGTAACACCGCGCAGGGCTGGTTGACCGACGACCCGTCGACGCCTGTGGCCTTGGTCGGGGACTGGAACATCGCCCCGGTCGACGACGACGTCTGGGACATCTCACTGTTCTCGGAGAGCACCCACGTCACCGCTCCCGAGCGCGCCGCCTTCAACGCGATCGTCGACGCCGGGTTCACCGACGTGGTACGGCCTTTCACGCCGGGACCGGGAACCTTCACGTACTGGGACTACACGCAGCTGCGGTTCCCGAAGAACCGTGGCATGCGGATCGATTTCATCCTGGGCTCGCCCACACTGGCCGAGCTCGTGACCCATGCCGAGATCGCTCGCGACGAGCGCAAGACCGGCAAGAACCGGGTGGGCTCCCCCAGCGACCACGCACCGGTCGTCGTCGATCTGCGGACATGA
- a CDS encoding N-acetylglutamate synthase, CG3035 family, with translation MIELPEIGSRVSLRYRLPTDAERPMTDVVGHIVDAGAVVRIRTRHGDVVDVDRGDVLAVRVVPEMPVRTGEIRNLEHAAALGWPGVDHEWHHGWLLRSGRGATRRANSAVPLQYSSFAEITEAIDWYARRDLPALISAPDRLFRIPQGVPTDAENVVMATDVAPSRTVPVSPTPDDSWLRVYQRDVPVDVLTAVIDGEVGFGELDGAAVGRVAVTEAPDGTRWAGLSAVRVDESARRRGLARTLCEGMLTWAHERGATRAYVQVVTENTAARTLYESMGFVVHHRSRYVRAQDLL, from the coding sequence GTGATCGAGCTACCTGAGATCGGGTCTCGGGTCAGCCTGCGCTACCGACTGCCGACGGATGCCGAGCGGCCGATGACCGACGTCGTCGGCCATATCGTCGACGCCGGTGCCGTGGTGCGGATCCGCACCCGCCACGGCGACGTCGTCGACGTGGACCGCGGGGACGTGCTGGCCGTGCGGGTCGTACCCGAGATGCCGGTGCGTACCGGCGAGATCCGCAACCTGGAGCACGCTGCCGCACTGGGATGGCCGGGAGTCGACCACGAGTGGCACCACGGCTGGTTGCTGCGGTCCGGCCGCGGAGCCACCCGAAGGGCCAATTCCGCAGTGCCGCTGCAGTATTCATCGTTCGCTGAGATCACAGAGGCCATCGACTGGTACGCCCGGCGGGACCTGCCGGCACTGATCTCCGCCCCCGACCGCCTGTTCCGGATACCCCAGGGCGTTCCCACCGACGCCGAAAACGTGGTCATGGCAACGGATGTCGCGCCCTCCCGGACCGTGCCGGTGTCCCCCACCCCGGATGACTCGTGGCTGCGCGTGTATCAGCGCGACGTACCGGTGGACGTGTTGACGGCAGTGATCGACGGGGAGGTCGGATTCGGCGAACTCGACGGCGCTGCCGTGGGACGCGTCGCAGTCACCGAGGCGCCGGACGGCACCCGCTGGGCGGGCCTGTCAGCCGTGCGCGTCGACGAGAGCGCCAGGCGGAGGGGTCTGGCACGAACGCTGTGCGAGGGCATGCTGACGTGGGCGCACGAGCGTGGCGCGACCCGCGCCTATGTGCAGGTGGTCACTGAGAACACCGCGGCCCGTACGCTTTACGAGTCGATGGGGTTCGTCGTGCATCACCGCTCGCGCTACGTGCGGGCGCAGGACCTACTGTAG